The proteins below come from a single Mya arenaria isolate MELC-2E11 chromosome 8, ASM2691426v1 genomic window:
- the LOC128243630 gene encoding uncharacterized protein LOC128243630 translates to MNENTGLESISRETIQEAFRKTKEDMHLPIGELTLITEDRYEEVLEKVKECFVLDEPLGKAVGIKWSPFLESFWVKALKTGISLMVVNPEDNDIIGFRISEYSLRKEKMPDLSTLEDESLKIMGAFLLHALRKANFYDHYNTDEAVHFLGLGVTRKYRKRGFGTLLMESGINLAKNLGISPCYITGEGTSNFSKRIYERLGFDVLSETVYEDFEIEGKKVIQNTGEHKSMKIYGKAI, encoded by the exons atgaatgaaaatacaGGATTAGAATCAATTTCTCGGGAGACAATACAGGAG GCTTTTCGGAAGACAAAAGAGGATATGCACTTGCCAATCGGTGAGCTTACACTGATTACAGAAGACAGGTACGAAGAAGTTCTAGAAAAGGTCAAAGAATGTTTCGTTCTCGATGAGCCACTTGGAAAAGCTGTAGGCATTAAGTGGTCCCCATTCTTGGAATCATTCTGGGTAAAGGCGCTTAAGACAGGGATATCATTGATGGTAGTTAATCCCGAAGACAACGATATCATTGGCTTCCGAATAAGTGAATACTcattaagaaaagaaaaaatgcCGGATTTGAGTACGCTGGAAGACGAGAGCCTGAAAATAATGGGTGCGTTCTTGCTTCATGCCTTGAGGAAAGCGAATTTCTACGACCACTACAATACTGATGAAGCTGTACATTTCCTTGGGCTTGGAGTCACCAGGAAATATAGAAAGCGAGGGTTTGGGACCTTGCTTATGGAAAGTGGAATAAATTTGGCCAAGAACCTCGGCATCAGCCCTTGTTATATCACAGGTGAAGGTACCTCGAACTTTTCAAAGAGGATTTATGAACGATTAGGTTTTGACGTTTTGTCTGAAACGGTCTATGAGGATTTTGAAATCGAAGGAAAGAAAGTAATTCAGAATACTGGAGAACACAAATCGATGAAGATTTACGGGAAAGCGATTTAA
- the LOC128243637 gene encoding uncharacterized protein LOC128243637, which produces MPKVLYHHTDLMSTLHILMSGQINKSTDPKHARFGPGVYLTEINQYASVKEILINNYDDAASKKKMEKLIEKRGERTQVCIELKISSRLFKENVEECDTKRNVFLYKGDLILADMDDVSYHIRDDE; this is translated from the exons ATGCCGAAAG TTTTATATCACCACACCGACCTTATGTCGACGTTGCACATATTAATGAGTGGACAGATCAACAAGTCTACCGATCCAAAACACGCGAGGTTTGGACCGGGGGTCTACCTGACTGAAATAAACCAATATGCTTCCGTAAAAGAG atTCTTATCAATAATTACGACGATGCTGCTTCAAAGAAAAAGATGGAGAAACTTATCGAGAAAAGAGGGGAGAGAACTCAAGTATGCATCGAGCTGAAAATAAGCAGCAGgttgtttaaagaaaatgtggAGGAGTGCGATACTAAGCGAAATGTCTTCTTGTATAAGGGAGACTTGATCTTAGCTGACATGGATGATGTCTCATACCACATTCGAGATGATGAATAA